A genomic region of Planococcus kocurii contains the following coding sequences:
- a CDS encoding helix-turn-helix domain-containing protein, translated as MKQLSKRIKDLREAKGLSTEELAEAIGFAKSTVWAYESGKKQVSVVHLERLADYFEISVDSLLDRDERTINVDLQNTSFLNDYNLMLDDQPLNQTEIAEAASFIQVKRRMGSYGAATS; from the coding sequence ATGAAACAATTAAGTAAACGAATCAAGGACTTAAGAGAAGCTAAAGGACTATCTACTGAAGAATTGGCAGAAGCAATCGGCTTTGCAAAAAGTACGGTTTGGGCTTATGAAAGTGGGAAAAAACAAGTCTCTGTAGTGCATCTTGAAAGACTTGCTGATTATTTTGAGATTTCGGTCGACAGTTTGTTGGATCGCGACGAACGGACTATCAATGTTGATCTTCAAAATACTAGTTTCTTAAATGACTACAATTTAATGCTAGATGACCAGCCACTAAACCAAACTGAGATTGCTGAGGCTGCATCATTCATTCAAGTTAAACGGCGTATGGGCAGTTATGGAGCCGCGACTTCTTGA
- a CDS encoding glutamate synthase subunit beta → MGKPTGFMEYDRQTVKERKTGERTKDWNDYTIPLSDEEVAKQGARCMDCGVPTCHTGMELDNVTTGCPVNHLIPEWNDLVYRGQWKEALHREHLKNNFPEFTGVACPAPCEGACVLGINAPPVAIRTVERSIIERGFAEGWVVPEPPKTRTGKKVAVIGSGPAGLAAAAQLNKAGHLVTVFEKSDRVGGLLTYGIPEMKLSYDMVTRRVKILEREGITFITSVEVGKNYPSAKLQNDFDAVVMCTGSTVHRNIDVEGRALEGVHFAMDFLHASTKSLLDSNFDDGNYISAKDKNVIVIGGGDTGTDCLATSVRHECKSLVQFDVYDKKGAIRDEKGNPWPQYPKIHRVEYGHKEAAATFGEDPRAYAVMTKKFVGNSEGQVKEVHTVNVKLKIDEQGNRIREEIPGTEKVWKADLVLIAIGFSGPEQDLIQQLEIETEKNSRVKAEYGKYTTNVEGVFAAGDVRRGQSLIVWAINEGREAARECDRFLMGSTVLP, encoded by the coding sequence ATGGGGAAACCAACTGGATTTATGGAATATGACAGACAAACAGTCAAAGAGCGTAAAACCGGTGAGCGCACAAAGGATTGGAACGACTATACAATTCCTTTGTCAGATGAAGAAGTAGCAAAACAAGGGGCACGTTGTATGGATTGTGGAGTGCCAACTTGTCATACCGGAATGGAACTAGATAATGTAACGACCGGTTGCCCTGTAAATCACCTCATCCCAGAATGGAATGATCTTGTTTACCGCGGTCAATGGAAAGAAGCGTTACACCGTGAGCACCTGAAAAACAACTTTCCTGAATTTACAGGAGTGGCTTGTCCGGCTCCGTGTGAAGGCGCCTGTGTACTAGGCATCAATGCACCCCCTGTAGCCATTCGTACAGTCGAACGTTCCATTATCGAACGTGGATTTGCAGAAGGGTGGGTTGTGCCTGAACCACCTAAAACGCGAACCGGTAAAAAAGTAGCAGTGATTGGTTCTGGACCAGCTGGACTCGCTGCCGCTGCTCAATTGAATAAAGCAGGACATTTAGTAACGGTTTTCGAAAAAAGTGACCGTGTGGGTGGCTTGTTGACATACGGAATTCCAGAAATGAAACTGTCATATGATATGGTCACAAGACGTGTCAAGATTCTTGAGCGAGAAGGCATCACTTTTATCACAAGTGTAGAAGTTGGGAAGAATTACCCTTCTGCTAAATTGCAGAATGATTTTGATGCAGTAGTCATGTGTACCGGTTCAACCGTCCATCGGAATATTGATGTAGAAGGTCGTGCATTAGAGGGCGTCCATTTTGCCATGGACTTCCTGCACGCGAGTACAAAAAGTTTGCTGGATTCGAATTTTGATGATGGCAATTATATTTCGGCTAAAGATAAAAACGTCATTGTCATTGGAGGTGGAGATACCGGGACAGATTGTTTAGCGACGTCTGTTCGTCACGAATGCAAGAGTCTCGTTCAGTTTGATGTCTACGATAAAAAAGGCGCGATTCGTGACGAAAAAGGCAATCCGTGGCCACAATACCCGAAAATTCACCGTGTCGAATACGGCCACAAAGAAGCGGCTGCTACTTTTGGCGAAGATCCGCGAGCTTACGCGGTTATGACAAAGAAATTTGTTGGCAATAGCGAAGGGCAAGTCAAGGAAGTGCACACCGTTAATGTGAAATTGAAAATAGATGAGCAAGGCAACCGGATCCGCGAGGAAATTCCAGGCACTGAAAAAGTTTGGAAAGCGGATTTGGTCTTAATCGCTATCGGCTTTAGCGGACCTGAACAAGACCTAATTCAACAATTAGAGATCGAGACAGAGAAAAATTCCCGAGTAAAAGCGGAGTATGGAAAATACACGACTAATGTAGAAGGTGTATTTGCAGCAGGAGATGTTCGCCGTGGTCAAAGTTTAATTGTTTGGGCAATAAATGAAGGACGGGAAGCAGCGCGTGAATGTGACCGGTTCTTGATGGGTTCTACTGTGTTACCGTGA
- a CDS encoding HD domain-containing phosphohydrolase, with product MKGLNILTDSYLEKVNNGATTLSLLGRGNGIELMKQTILKDSIFVLFPSQDKEAQEFFYILSGEIEANINGSIVQLGTNDFISAKNLEGTVQFKTLADLTFLSVSTVPVFHYLSNIISKLRSIGEAVEKKDRYTFNHSARVSNYAVKTASKMNLKKEQMENLLLASILHDIGKINIPEKILKKPGKLTDEEFDLMKKHPGDGANMIRETPYAEIAAIVEQHHERVNGKGYPFGLMAEEILLEAKIIGVCDTFDAMTEDRAYRSAFSAEHAMTEIKNLIGIQYDGEVVNAFEQVIKEEGKLIL from the coding sequence GTGAAAGGCTTGAACATATTAACAGACAGCTATCTTGAAAAAGTGAATAATGGTGCAACAACGCTGAGTCTGTTAGGTCGTGGAAATGGTATCGAATTAATGAAGCAAACGATATTAAAGGATAGTATATTTGTATTATTTCCTAGTCAAGATAAAGAAGCTCAAGAATTTTTTTATATATTGAGTGGCGAGATTGAGGCTAATATAAATGGTAGTATCGTACAGCTTGGGACAAATGATTTTATTTCTGCGAAAAACCTTGAGGGTACAGTACAATTCAAAACATTAGCTGACTTAACTTTTTTGTCTGTTTCTACTGTTCCAGTTTTTCATTATTTAAGTAATATAATAAGTAAGTTAAGAAGTATCGGAGAAGCAGTTGAAAAAAAAGATAGATATACTTTCAATCATAGTGCTCGTGTATCAAATTACGCTGTGAAAACAGCTTCTAAAATGAACTTAAAAAAAGAACAAATGGAAAATTTGTTATTAGCTTCTATCTTGCACGATATTGGCAAAATTAACATTCCGGAAAAAATTTTGAAAAAGCCAGGAAAGTTAACAGATGAAGAATTCGATTTGATGAAAAAACATCCAGGTGACGGCGCTAACATGATTCGAGAAACACCTTATGCAGAAATTGCAGCTATCGTTGAACAACACCACGAGCGTGTTAACGGAAAAGGCTATCCATTTGGACTAATGGCTGAAGAAATATTGTTAGAAGCTAAAATTATCGGGGTATGCGATACATTCGATGCGATGACAGAAGACAGAGCGTACCGATCTGCATTTTCTGCTGAACATGCGATGACCGAAATCAAAAATTTAATTGGGATTCAATACGATGGAGAAGTTGTTAACGCCTTCGAACAAGTGATAAAAGAAGAAGGCAAACTAATTTTATAA
- a CDS encoding circularly permuted type 2 ATP-grasp protein, which produces MFKTYSTGAFFDEMFTPYGKPKSHYRNFFDVLQRFSEEELREKHETAQLSFLRQGITFTVYNNNVGTERTMPFDFVPIIIPSEDWEVIEKGMIQRAEALNQFLEDVYHDKRILQDGIVPRGLVEDNPYYYDEQIKGIDIPLKNHIFLAGIDLIRDENGKYHVLEDNLRNPSGLSYVYQNRYVMRQVYPEFFASQSVHTLEHQLSHLHQAILDHAPESRKDKAFAVLLTPGMYNSAYYDHVFLAQQMGIDLVEGRDLIVKKNIVYMKSMRGLKRVDIIYRRIDDDYLDPEAFLAHSALGVPGLLLAYRKGNVAILNGIGNGVADDKAIYAYVPDMIRYYLNEEPIIDNVKTYLLDRPEEREWVLEHLDELVVKNVGSSGGYDMLVGPHASKELIEEFREKIIQSPHQYIAQPTIKLSRAPAYQGEEFYPCHVDLRVFVIRGVDTQVMPGGLSRVALKKGSLVVNSSQGGGGKDTWVFKKREEEGTPNA; this is translated from the coding sequence TTGTTTAAAACTTATTCAACGGGCGCATTTTTTGATGAAATGTTTACGCCATATGGAAAACCAAAATCACATTACCGAAATTTCTTTGACGTCCTTCAAAGATTTTCAGAAGAAGAGCTGAGAGAAAAGCATGAAACAGCTCAATTGTCTTTTTTAAGGCAAGGAATTACATTCACTGTCTACAACAATAACGTGGGCACTGAAAGAACCATGCCTTTTGATTTTGTTCCCATTATCATTCCTTCTGAAGACTGGGAAGTGATTGAAAAAGGAATGATTCAACGAGCGGAAGCACTCAATCAATTTTTGGAAGATGTCTATCATGACAAACGGATTCTTCAAGATGGAATCGTTCCGAGAGGACTAGTCGAAGACAATCCCTATTATTACGATGAACAAATAAAGGGAATTGATATTCCGTTAAAAAATCATATTTTTTTAGCGGGCATTGATTTGATTCGTGATGAGAATGGAAAATACCATGTGCTTGAAGATAATTTACGCAATCCGTCTGGCTTGTCTTATGTCTATCAAAACCGTTATGTCATGCGTCAAGTCTACCCCGAATTTTTTGCCAGTCAGTCAGTTCACACCCTCGAGCACCAATTGTCTCATTTGCATCAAGCGATATTAGATCATGCACCAGAATCAAGAAAAGATAAGGCTTTTGCCGTTTTGTTGACACCTGGTATGTACAACTCTGCCTATTACGATCATGTCTTTTTGGCTCAACAGATGGGAATCGATTTAGTAGAAGGCAGGGACCTTATTGTTAAAAAGAATATTGTCTATATGAAATCGATGAGAGGGTTAAAGCGTGTCGATATTATTTATCGTCGAATTGATGATGATTATTTAGATCCTGAAGCATTTTTGGCTCACTCTGCTTTGGGCGTTCCTGGTTTATTGCTGGCTTATAGAAAAGGCAATGTGGCGATTTTGAACGGTATTGGCAATGGTGTGGCAGACGATAAAGCGATATACGCTTATGTTCCGGATATGATTCGCTATTATTTGAACGAAGAGCCGATCATTGACAATGTAAAAACGTATTTACTCGATAGACCTGAAGAACGGGAATGGGTTTTAGAACATCTAGACGAATTAGTAGTCAAAAATGTAGGGTCTTCAGGTGGCTACGACATGTTAGTCGGACCACATGCATCTAAAGAGCTAATCGAAGAATTCCGAGAAAAAATTATTCAATCCCCTCATCAATATATTGCTCAACCTACGATTAAACTATCTAGAGCTCCTGCATACCAAGGAGAAGAATTTTATCCATGCCATGTTGATTTGAGAGTGTTTGTGATCCGAGGGGTAGATACACAGGTTATGCCGGGCGGACTATCCCGTGTTGCTTTGAAAAAAGGATCGCTTGTCGTCAATTCTTCACAAGGCGGTGGCGGAAAAGATACATGGGTATTTAAGAAAAGAGAAGAGGAGGGGACTCCTAATGCTTAG
- the recQ gene encoding DNA helicase RecQ → MLESAKKLLQSHFGYESFRVGQEQAITQVFEGHNSICVMPTGGGKSMCYQIPALVMEGTTIVVSPLISLMKDQVDALLAAGIPAAYINSSLDFDEVRETLMDVQRGAIKLLYIAPERLDSEMFLNELQGVHVPLIAVDEAHCISQWGHDFRPSYRLISRMTELFPNNPTVLALTATATPQVREDICRILNIEEQHTIMTGFERPNLTFSVIRGQDRERFVKEYVVKNDKEAGIIYAATRKTVDSVYEMLLKKGIKAAKYHAGMPDHERKSGQERFLNDEVTVMVATNAFGMGIDKSNIRFVIHYQLPKNMESYYQEAGRAGRDGLPSECIVLYASQDVQTQRFLIDQAQDPSRIPGELVKLQAMVDYCHTESCLQQFIIHYFGDTAAETCGHCGSCIDDRESLDVTKDVQMVLSCVIRMGQKFGKVMTAQVLTGSRNKKVLDFKFDKLSTYGILKHQNSKEVSNLIEFMISQELLAVEQGSFPTIYVPAGGRDVLLGKRQVLRKGAVVTKQIAANDPLFEELRVVRKSLADKDGVPPFVIFSDKTLQDMVARRPQNDAEFLEVNGVGANKLEKYGDAFLQAIHSFDAPNK, encoded by the coding sequence TTGTTGGAAAGCGCAAAAAAATTACTGCAGTCCCATTTTGGTTATGAGTCCTTTCGAGTAGGTCAAGAGCAAGCTATTACGCAAGTATTTGAAGGACATAATTCGATTTGCGTCATGCCGACAGGCGGAGGGAAATCTATGTGCTACCAAATTCCAGCGCTTGTTATGGAAGGCACCACCATTGTCGTGTCACCATTGATTTCACTGATGAAAGACCAAGTAGATGCACTTTTGGCCGCTGGTATTCCGGCGGCTTATATAAATAGTTCTCTCGATTTTGATGAAGTGAGAGAAACGTTAATGGACGTACAGCGTGGAGCGATCAAATTACTGTATATTGCACCTGAGCGATTGGATTCAGAGATGTTCCTTAATGAATTGCAAGGCGTTCATGTGCCGTTGATTGCTGTCGATGAAGCTCATTGTATTTCACAATGGGGGCATGACTTCCGTCCGAGTTACCGGTTGATTAGCCGGATGACAGAATTGTTTCCGAACAATCCGACAGTACTGGCTCTGACTGCCACTGCAACACCTCAAGTGCGGGAAGACATTTGCCGAATTTTGAACATTGAAGAGCAGCATACAATCATGACGGGATTTGAACGACCTAATTTAACATTTTCCGTCATACGAGGGCAAGATCGTGAGCGATTCGTGAAAGAATATGTGGTAAAAAACGATAAGGAAGCCGGAATCATTTATGCGGCTACTCGTAAAACAGTAGACTCGGTATACGAAATGCTACTTAAAAAAGGCATTAAAGCGGCCAAGTATCATGCCGGTATGCCTGATCATGAAAGAAAGAGTGGTCAAGAGCGTTTTCTGAATGATGAAGTGACGGTCATGGTTGCCACCAATGCATTTGGAATGGGGATAGACAAATCCAATATTCGGTTTGTTATTCATTACCAGCTTCCGAAAAACATGGAAAGTTATTATCAGGAAGCAGGACGTGCTGGGCGAGACGGCCTGCCAAGTGAGTGTATTGTGTTATATGCTTCGCAGGACGTTCAAACGCAGCGGTTTTTAATTGATCAAGCACAAGATCCTAGCCGCATTCCAGGAGAATTAGTGAAATTACAGGCAATGGTCGATTACTGTCATACAGAAAGTTGCCTCCAACAATTTATCATTCACTATTTTGGAGATACCGCAGCAGAAACGTGTGGGCATTGTGGAAGTTGTATAGATGATCGTGAAAGCTTAGATGTTACTAAAGACGTTCAGATGGTTTTGTCGTGTGTCATTCGGATGGGGCAGAAGTTCGGTAAAGTGATGACAGCTCAAGTGTTGACCGGGTCACGCAATAAAAAAGTGTTAGATTTCAAGTTCGATAAGCTGTCAACATACGGAATTTTAAAACACCAAAACTCCAAAGAAGTTTCGAATTTAATCGAATTCATGATTTCACAAGAATTATTAGCGGTCGAACAAGGCTCATTCCCAACTATCTACGTTCCAGCTGGGGGCAGAGATGTCTTGCTCGGTAAACGTCAGGTCCTTAGAAAAGGAGCAGTCGTGACAAAGCAAATCGCTGCTAACGATCCTTTATTCGAAGAATTACGTGTAGTACGGAAAAGTTTGGCTGATAAAGATGGTGTTCCACCTTTCGTTATTTTTTCTGATAAGACTTTGCAAGATATGGTAGCTAGAAGACCGCAGAATGATGCTGAATTTTTGGAAGTCAATGGAGTAGGTGCCAACAAACTTGAAAAGTATGGCGATGCCTTTTTACAAGCAATCCATTCGTTTGATGCTCCAAATAAATGA
- the gltB gene encoding glutamate synthase large subunit, translating to MSKKEYPIPQGLYHPDQEHEACGIGMIANINGEKSHAIVQNAINILCNLEHRGGQSSDTSTGDGAGILTQIPHRFFLKQCEKEGITLPDEGKYGVGMLFMPQDYDLRMKTKEMIHQIIQEEGQICLGWRPVPVNDSFVGKVAAKTKPVIRQVFVGAAHGLENRIDLERKLYIIRKRIEQTMLGKEEFKDVYFSSLSAGTIVYKGMLIPEQLDSFYIDLNHPEFKSALALVHSRFSTNTFPSWQRSHPNRYSIHNGEFNTLRGNVNWMRARQVLCESPAFNAEDLQKVLPVIDETGSDSSMFDNCFEFLHLSGRSLAHTAMMMVPEPWVNDPTIKKEKRDFYEYHSTLMEPWDGPAALVFTDGKQIAACLDRNGLRPARYYVTKSGMIVMGSEVGALDIFADDIIYKDRLRPGKMLLVDLEEGKIIPDEEIKLQIAGELPYKDFIEENMFDMDDLPEPLKPSNFNETEALIKRQLAFGYTMEEVQKIIKPLATEGKDPVGSMGYDSPLAVLSKKPQLLYNYFKQLFAQVTNPPIDAIREHIITAARTTIGAEANLVQPTPKSARHIRLETPILTNFELEKLRQQSIVDFKAATISILFAKNGGTQAMAQRLDAVFAEADQAIKKGVKLIILSDCGVNEEYAAIPALLAVSGLHHHLIRENTRIQMSILLESAEPREVHHFAALLGYGAEAINPYLAFDTIENLIEIEDIHNVTFEEAQATYVKAVTDGIIKVLSKMGISTIQSYRGAQIFEAVGIHMDVIDKYFTRTSSRLGGIGLDIMAKEVLMRHAIAYPVAQGDNQALESGDEFQYRENGENHQYNPKTIHTLQHACRTNNYEVFKKYTNLLTDEKANLQSLRGLMSFKKRTPVSIEEVETVEEICARFKTGAMSYGSISKEAHEALAIAMNRVGGRSNSGEGGEETSRFIPDENGDNRRSSIKQVASGRFGVTSHYLVNADEIQIKVAQGAKPGEGGHLPGKKVYPWIAEVRGSTPGVELISPPPHHDIYSIEDLAELIFNLKNANPDARISVKLVSAVGVGTIAAGVAKGRADVVLISGYDGGTGAAPKTSLKHTGLPWEIGLAETHQTLLLNGLRDRIIVETDGKMMTGRDVVTAALLGAEEFGFSTAPLVVLGCVMMRVCHLDTCPVGIATQNPELREKYGGDPEHVVNFMRFIATEARELMAELGFRTVNEMIGRTDVIEANQAVDHWKAGGIDLSALLYQPNLPEKVGRYATVKQNHELEQTLDYQELLPRCKKAIETGERVEVATAIRNIHRATGTIVGSAISKRYGAEGLPDDTINLNFQGSAGQSFGAFIPKGMSMNLIGDANDFVGKGLSGGKIMVYPALDSTFLPEKNIIIGNVSFYGASAGEAYIYGVAGERFAVRNSGAKIVVEGVGDHGCEYMTGGRVVILGQTGKNFAAGMSGGIAYVLDEEGTFSERCNPEMVHLQPLADPAEIEELREMIQKHVHYTSSTNGTRLLAHWEIYSAKFVRVIPKAYLQINERISKLQSSGMARDEAEMAAFEESKMAGV from the coding sequence ATGAGCAAGAAAGAGTATCCAATCCCACAAGGACTGTATCATCCAGATCAAGAGCACGAAGCGTGCGGAATAGGAATGATCGCCAATATTAACGGGGAAAAATCGCACGCAATCGTTCAAAATGCAATCAATATATTGTGCAACCTGGAACACCGTGGTGGCCAATCTTCTGATACGAGCACTGGAGACGGAGCTGGAATTTTAACTCAGATTCCTCATCGTTTTTTCTTGAAACAATGTGAAAAAGAAGGCATCACTTTGCCTGACGAAGGCAAGTATGGCGTTGGTATGCTATTTATGCCACAAGATTACGATTTGCGAATGAAAACCAAGGAAATGATTCATCAAATTATTCAAGAAGAAGGTCAAATTTGTCTTGGATGGCGTCCAGTTCCGGTCAATGATTCGTTTGTTGGAAAAGTTGCAGCAAAAACCAAACCTGTTATTCGTCAAGTATTTGTTGGTGCTGCGCACGGATTGGAAAATCGGATAGACCTTGAGCGGAAATTATACATTATCCGTAAACGAATTGAGCAGACCATGCTTGGAAAAGAAGAGTTTAAAGATGTCTACTTTAGTAGTCTTTCAGCAGGTACGATTGTTTATAAAGGTATGCTAATCCCAGAACAACTAGACTCGTTTTATATTGACCTCAACCATCCTGAATTCAAATCAGCATTGGCTCTCGTCCACTCCCGTTTTAGTACAAATACCTTCCCAAGCTGGCAGCGTTCACACCCTAACCGCTATTCAATCCACAATGGTGAATTTAATACTTTAAGAGGAAACGTCAATTGGATGCGCGCCCGTCAAGTACTATGCGAATCTCCAGCGTTTAATGCGGAAGACCTTCAAAAAGTTTTGCCGGTTATCGATGAAACTGGCAGTGACTCCTCTATGTTCGATAATTGCTTTGAATTTTTGCATTTATCTGGCAGATCGCTCGCGCATACGGCGATGATGATGGTGCCAGAACCTTGGGTCAATGATCCAACTATTAAAAAAGAGAAAAGAGATTTTTATGAATACCACAGCACATTAATGGAACCTTGGGACGGACCAGCTGCGCTTGTTTTTACAGATGGTAAACAAATTGCGGCGTGTCTTGACCGCAACGGGTTGCGTCCTGCTCGTTATTACGTGACGAAGAGTGGCATGATTGTCATGGGTTCAGAAGTAGGGGCTTTGGATATTTTTGCGGATGACATTATTTACAAAGATCGTCTGCGTCCAGGTAAAATGCTATTAGTCGATTTAGAAGAAGGAAAGATTATTCCGGATGAAGAAATCAAACTTCAAATTGCCGGAGAACTTCCTTATAAAGATTTTATCGAAGAAAATATGTTTGATATGGATGATCTTCCAGAGCCTTTGAAACCATCCAACTTTAACGAAACAGAAGCGTTGATTAAAAGACAGCTAGCTTTCGGTTATACAATGGAAGAAGTTCAAAAAATAATCAAGCCACTAGCGACTGAAGGCAAAGATCCTGTTGGTTCAATGGGCTATGATTCGCCATTAGCTGTGTTGTCGAAAAAACCACAACTTCTTTATAATTATTTCAAGCAACTATTTGCTCAAGTAACGAATCCACCGATTGACGCGATTCGTGAACATATAATTACGGCAGCACGCACAACCATTGGTGCAGAAGCTAACTTGGTTCAGCCAACTCCTAAAAGTGCCCGCCACATCCGCTTAGAAACACCCATTTTAACTAATTTTGAGCTCGAAAAGTTACGACAGCAATCGATTGTTGATTTTAAAGCTGCTACGATTTCAATTTTATTTGCAAAAAACGGTGGAACACAGGCAATGGCACAACGATTAGATGCAGTTTTTGCAGAAGCGGATCAAGCAATTAAAAAAGGCGTAAAACTGATCATTTTATCTGATTGCGGAGTAAATGAAGAATATGCAGCGATTCCAGCACTGTTAGCGGTTTCGGGCTTGCATCACCATTTGATTCGTGAGAATACACGCATACAGATGAGTATTTTGTTGGAATCTGCAGAACCTCGTGAAGTTCATCATTTTGCTGCTCTTCTAGGTTATGGTGCGGAAGCCATTAATCCATATTTAGCTTTTGATACAATTGAAAACTTGATTGAAATTGAAGATATACACAATGTTACTTTTGAAGAAGCGCAAGCAACGTATGTGAAAGCTGTTACGGATGGAATCATCAAAGTATTGTCTAAGATGGGAATTTCGACAATTCAAAGTTATCGGGGTGCGCAGATTTTTGAAGCAGTCGGTATTCATATGGATGTAATTGATAAATACTTTACTCGGACTTCTTCTCGACTAGGTGGAATTGGTCTCGATATTATGGCAAAAGAAGTTCTCATGAGACATGCAATAGCTTATCCAGTTGCTCAAGGTGACAATCAAGCATTAGAATCCGGTGACGAATTTCAATACCGCGAAAATGGTGAAAATCATCAATACAATCCGAAAACCATTCATACATTACAACATGCATGCCGAACGAATAACTACGAAGTTTTCAAGAAATACACGAACTTACTAACAGATGAGAAAGCCAACCTTCAATCGTTGCGAGGTTTAATGTCCTTTAAAAAGCGGACGCCAGTATCAATTGAAGAAGTAGAAACGGTTGAAGAAATCTGTGCGCGTTTTAAAACAGGTGCTATGTCATATGGCTCTATTAGTAAAGAAGCGCATGAGGCTCTTGCAATTGCGATGAACCGTGTAGGCGGGAGGAGCAATTCAGGAGAAGGTGGAGAAGAGACTTCTCGCTTTATTCCTGATGAAAATGGAGATAATCGCCGAAGTTCTATCAAGCAAGTAGCTTCTGGGCGGTTCGGTGTAACGAGTCATTACTTAGTGAATGCTGATGAAATTCAAATTAAAGTAGCGCAAGGAGCGAAGCCGGGAGAAGGTGGACATTTGCCAGGTAAGAAAGTTTACCCATGGATTGCAGAAGTTCGTGGTTCAACTCCAGGTGTCGAGCTTATTTCACCACCTCCACATCACGATATTTATTCGATTGAAGATTTAGCAGAATTGATTTTCAATTTAAAAAATGCAAATCCAGATGCACGAATTAGCGTCAAGTTGGTATCGGCTGTTGGGGTTGGAACAATTGCAGCAGGTGTTGCAAAAGGTCGTGCAGATGTCGTGTTGATTAGTGGTTATGATGGCGGCACAGGAGCTGCACCAAAGACTAGTTTGAAGCATACCGGTTTGCCGTGGGAGATTGGATTAGCTGAAACGCATCAAACTCTTCTATTAAATGGCTTGCGTGACCGAATTATCGTAGAAACAGACGGCAAAATGATGACAGGTCGAGATGTAGTAACAGCAGCTCTACTTGGAGCTGAAGAATTCGGGTTTTCTACTGCACCACTTGTCGTACTGGGCTGCGTTATGATGCGAGTGTGTCATTTGGATACATGTCCAGTTGGCATTGCCACTCAAAATCCAGAACTGCGCGAGAAGTACGGTGGAGATCCGGAACATGTCGTAAACTTCATGCGTTTTATTGCGACAGAAGCCCGCGAATTAATGGCAGAACTTGGTTTTCGTACAGTCAATGAAATGATTGGTCGAACAGACGTTATTGAAGCGAATCAGGCAGTTGATCATTGGAAAGCAGGCGGCATTGATTTGAGTGCATTGTTGTACCAGCCAAATCTACCGGAAAAAGTAGGACGTTATGCAACAGTCAAACAAAATCATGAACTAGAACAAACATTAGATTATCAGGAACTGTTGCCACGTTGCAAAAAAGCCATTGAAACAGGTGAACGTGTAGAAGTGGCAACAGCTATTCGGAATATTCATAGAGCTACAGGAACAATTGTGGGCAGTGCTATTTCCAAGCGTTATGGTGCAGAAGGCTTACCTGACGACACGATTAACTTAAACTTCCAAGGATCTGCAGGACAGAGCTTCGGCGCATTTATTCCAAAAGGGATGTCGATGAATTTAATAGGAGATGCCAATGACTTTGTCGGTAAAGGCTTGTCAGGCGGTAAAATTATGGTTTATCCAGCACTGGATTCAACATTCCTACCTGAGAAAAACATTATTATTGGTAACGTGTCGTTTTATGGGGCATCTGCAGGTGAGGCTTATATTTATGGCGTCGCAGGCGAACGTTTTGCGGTCAGAAACAGTGGCGCGAAAATTGTTGTCGAAGGCGTAGGCGATCATGGTTGTGAATACATGACAGGTGGTCGAGTAGTCATTCTTGGACAAACGGGTAAAAACTTTGCGGCTGGTATGTCAGGTGGCATAGCATATGTTCTCGATGAAGAAGGGACATTCAGTGAACGCTGCAATCCAGAAATGGTTCATTTGCAGCCGCTTGCCGATCCAGCAGAAATTGAAGAGTTGCGAGAAATGATCCAAAAACATGTGCATTATACGAGCAGTACCAATGGAACACGGTTACTGGCGCATTGGGAGATTTACTCCGCAAAATTTGTGCGCGTCATTCCGAAAGCTTATCTGCAAATCAATGAACGAATCAGCAAGTTGCAAAGTAGTGGCATGGCAAGAGACGAAGCTGAAATGGCAGCGTTTGAAGAAAGCAAAATGGCTGGAGTTTAG